A single Cellulomonas sp. SLBN-39 DNA region contains:
- a CDS encoding response regulator transcription factor encodes MADLLLLTPASGGSAQVLPALGLLSHRVRVLPVEPSALVDAPDADIVVLDARRDLVTARTTCRLLRATGLTVPLVLVLTEGGLTVVTSEWGADDIVLENATPAEVETRFRLVMERAASASYDDAPQEISSGELTIDAGGYTARLRGRPLDLTYKEFELLKYLVQHPGRVFTRAQLLQEVWGYDYYGGTRTVDVHVRRLRAKLGPEHEQLIGTVRNVGYRFDPPKDRRSSDDRSGDVSETADA; translated from the coding sequence GTGGCAGATCTGCTGCTCCTCACTCCGGCGTCCGGTGGTTCGGCGCAGGTGCTGCCCGCTCTGGGGCTTCTGTCCCACCGGGTTCGCGTCCTGCCGGTCGAGCCGTCCGCTCTCGTGGACGCACCGGACGCAGACATCGTCGTGCTCGACGCCCGGCGGGACCTCGTCACCGCCCGGACCACGTGCCGCCTCCTGCGCGCCACCGGTCTGACGGTTCCGCTCGTGCTGGTCCTCACGGAGGGCGGCCTGACCGTCGTCACCTCCGAGTGGGGGGCGGACGACATCGTCCTGGAGAACGCCACGCCCGCCGAGGTCGAGACGCGCTTCCGCCTCGTCATGGAGCGTGCGGCGTCCGCGTCGTACGACGACGCGCCGCAGGAGATCTCCTCCGGCGAGCTGACGATCGACGCGGGTGGCTACACCGCCCGCCTGCGGGGCCGGCCGCTCGACCTCACGTACAAGGAGTTCGAGCTGCTCAAGTACCTCGTGCAGCACCCGGGCCGCGTGTTCACGCGCGCCCAGCTGCTGCAGGAGGTCTGGGGCTACGACTACTACGGGGGCACCCGGACGGTCGACGTGCACGTGCGGCGGCTGCGCGCCAAGCTCGGCCCGGAGCACGAGCAGCTCATCGGCACGGTCCGCAACGTCGGCTACCGGTTCGACCCGCCCAAGGACCGCCGCTCGAGCGACGACCGGTCGGGTGACGTCTCGGAGACCGCCGACGCCTGA
- a CDS encoding thioredoxin family protein: MTGGVLWLLGAIVVATAVGLVLRARAGTVRTTGASAADLLTPADLGGHALGPAATLVQMSAQTCTTCRATARVLGDLAGRRPGVVHVELDVAEHPALTRRLDVLRTPTVVVLDAAGAVAARASGGADRAALVALLDGLTGPARADDASACPGGTSAR; encoded by the coding sequence GTGACCGGTGGCGTGCTGTGGCTGCTCGGGGCGATCGTCGTGGCGACCGCCGTCGGGCTGGTCCTGCGCGCCCGCGCCGGCACGGTCCGCACGACCGGGGCGTCGGCCGCCGACCTGCTGACGCCCGCCGACCTCGGCGGGCACGCGCTCGGGCCTGCGGCCACCCTCGTGCAGATGTCCGCGCAGACCTGCACGACCTGCCGGGCGACCGCCCGTGTGCTCGGCGACCTCGCGGGTCGACGGCCCGGCGTGGTGCACGTCGAGCTCGACGTCGCCGAGCACCCCGCCCTGACGCGTCGCCTCGACGTGCTCCGCACCCCCACCGTCGTGGTGCTCGACGCGGCCGGTGCCGTGGCCGCCCGCGCGTCCGGCGGCGCCGACCGCGCGGCCCTCGTCGCCCTGCTCGACGGCCTCACCGGCCCGGCGCGCGCCGACGACGCGTCCGCGTGTCCGGGCGGGACCTCCGCGCGCTGA
- a CDS encoding DUF4395 domain-containing protein, with the protein MTTSSDLRDLAPTVDPRGQRVVAALNLVLLAAVLLLGEVPAAATAVLAVTAAGFALGTVAGPGRTWQAWLFRTLVRPRIGPPAELEDARPPRFAQLVGLVITGLGVLLGVAGVAAAVPVAAAVALVAAFLNAVFGLCLGCEMYALGVRLRAAR; encoded by the coding sequence ATGACCACGTCGTCCGACCTTCGCGACCTCGCCCCCACCGTCGACCCGCGCGGCCAGCGCGTCGTCGCCGCCCTCAACCTCGTGCTGCTCGCCGCGGTGCTGCTGCTCGGCGAGGTCCCCGCCGCCGCCACGGCCGTCCTCGCCGTCACCGCCGCCGGGTTCGCGCTCGGCACCGTCGCGGGCCCGGGCCGGACCTGGCAGGCGTGGCTGTTCCGCACGCTCGTGCGCCCGCGCATCGGCCCGCCCGCCGAGCTCGAGGACGCCCGGCCGCCGCGCTTCGCCCAGCTGGTGGGCCTGGTGATCACGGGCCTCGGCGTGCTGCTGGGCGTCGCGGGGGTGGCGGCGGCCGTGCCGGTGGCGGCGGCGGTCGCGCTCGTCGCGGCGTTCCTCAACGCCGTGTTCGGCCTGTGCCTCGGGTGCGAGATGTACGCGCTCGGCGTGCGGCTGCGCGCGGCCCGCTGA
- a CDS encoding DsrE family protein yields MTDAAPAPVLSAPALRPLVVKATSGLDRPEAANQAFTVAAAAVAAGARVSLWLTGEASWFAVPGRAAGLALEHATPLPDLLDLLLAEGTVTVCTQCAARRGLAQADLLPGVRIAGAAVFVEETLHPQAQALVY; encoded by the coding sequence GTGACCGACGCCGCCCCTGCCCCCGTCCTGTCCGCCCCGGCCCTGCGCCCCCTGGTGGTCAAGGCCACCAGCGGGCTGGACCGCCCCGAGGCCGCGAACCAGGCCTTCACCGTCGCCGCCGCCGCGGTGGCCGCCGGCGCCCGGGTGAGCCTGTGGCTGACCGGCGAGGCGTCGTGGTTCGCGGTGCCGGGACGGGCCGCCGGGCTGGCGCTCGAGCACGCCACGCCGCTGCCCGACCTGCTGGACCTGCTCCTCGCGGAGGGCACCGTCACCGTGTGCACGCAGTGCGCGGCGCGTCGGGGCCTGGCGCAGGCGGACCTGCTGCCGGGCGTGCGGATCGCCGGGGCCGCCGTGTTCGTCGAGGAGACCCTGCACCCGCAGGCGCAGGCGCTGGTGTACTGA
- a CDS encoding FABP family protein, whose protein sequence is MPFVLPEGLAPEVYPLAWLVGRWRGEGVVGYPGIEESAFTQELDVTHDGGPYLAYTTTIRLVVTPDDPAALVAEADGTAEPPAEPGPVWSTESGYWRIPPERPEGVAPDKHPVELLVADPSGHVAVYVGQVGNGRADLASDLVAHTATGAAVNAGTRLYGLVEGDLMWAHDLAAFGHPMQSYASARLTRVDAS, encoded by the coding sequence GTGCCGTTCGTGCTGCCCGAAGGTCTGGCGCCCGAGGTCTACCCGCTGGCCTGGCTCGTCGGCCGGTGGCGCGGCGAGGGAGTCGTCGGGTACCCCGGCATCGAGGAGAGTGCCTTCACCCAGGAGCTCGACGTCACCCACGACGGCGGCCCCTACCTCGCCTACACCACCACGATCCGCCTCGTCGTCACCCCCGACGACCCGGCGGCCCTCGTCGCCGAGGCCGACGGGACGGCGGAGCCGCCGGCAGAGCCCGGGCCGGTGTGGTCCACGGAGTCCGGGTACTGGCGCATCCCGCCGGAGCGCCCCGAGGGCGTCGCGCCGGACAAGCACCCCGTCGAGCTCCTGGTCGCCGACCCGTCGGGCCACGTCGCCGTCTACGTCGGCCAGGTCGGCAACGGTCGGGCCGACCTCGCGTCCGACCTCGTCGCGCACACCGCCACCGGGGCGGCCGTCAATGCCGGCACCCGGCTGTACGGGCTCGTCGAGGGCGACCTCATGTGGGCCCACGACCTCGCCGCATTCGGGCACCCCATGCAGTCGTACGCGTCCGCCCGCCTGACCCGCGTGGACGCGTCGTGA
- a CDS encoding folate-binding protein YgfZ, whose amino-acid sequence MTTAPAAGPLDAAADATEPAPPRHRSPLLGRHGAVAAAGPDAGVAWHYGDPTAEQRALARGGAVVDQSHLGVVTVTGPDRLTWLHSLTTAAVDTLPPRTSTELLVLDPHGHVEHAAGVVDDGTTTWLLTETAPALAAWLDRMRFMLRVEVADVTDDWAALAEPVDAEGTADEPVTWRDPWPRTAPGSTRYGPDDAEHPAADRRWRLVLVPRATLADEVRAREAAGWPLVGTWAAEALRVEAWRPRAAHEVDNRTIPHELDWLRTAVHLHKGCYRGQETVARVHNLGRPPRRLVMLHLDGSGHLLPAVGAAVRLPAAGAVPGDPAAGGPGGDPVGREVGRVTSVARHHELGPVALAVVKRSVPADAVLLVDCDGGAVSAGQEVVVPGEGVSVDRPAARGPLTRGLGGHPMLGG is encoded by the coding sequence GTGACCACGGCCCCCGCCGCCGGCCCGCTCGACGCGGCAGCAGACGCCACCGAGCCCGCCCCGCCGCGGCACCGCAGCCCGCTGCTGGGCCGGCACGGGGCCGTCGCCGCCGCCGGACCCGACGCCGGCGTCGCGTGGCACTACGGCGACCCGACGGCCGAGCAGCGCGCGCTGGCCCGCGGCGGCGCCGTCGTCGACCAGTCGCACCTGGGTGTCGTCACCGTCACCGGCCCCGACCGGCTCACGTGGCTGCACTCGCTGACCACCGCCGCCGTGGACACCCTGCCGCCGCGCACGTCCACCGAGCTGCTGGTGCTCGACCCGCACGGGCACGTCGAGCACGCCGCGGGCGTCGTCGACGACGGCACCACCACGTGGCTGCTCACCGAGACGGCCCCGGCGCTGGCCGCATGGCTCGACCGCATGCGCTTCATGCTGCGGGTCGAGGTCGCCGACGTCACGGACGACTGGGCGGCGCTCGCCGAGCCCGTCGACGCGGAGGGCACCGCCGACGAGCCGGTGACCTGGCGCGACCCCTGGCCGCGGACCGCGCCGGGCAGCACGCGGTACGGCCCGGACGACGCCGAGCACCCGGCCGCCGACCGGCGCTGGCGGCTCGTCCTCGTGCCGCGCGCCACGCTGGCCGACGAGGTCCGGGCCCGCGAGGCCGCGGGCTGGCCGCTCGTCGGCACCTGGGCCGCGGAGGCGCTGCGCGTCGAGGCCTGGCGCCCGCGCGCCGCGCACGAGGTCGACAACCGCACCATCCCGCACGAGCTCGACTGGCTGCGCACGGCGGTGCACCTGCACAAGGGCTGCTACCGCGGCCAGGAGACCGTGGCGCGCGTCCACAACCTCGGCCGGCCGCCGCGTCGGCTCGTGATGCTGCACCTCGACGGGTCGGGGCACCTGCTGCCCGCCGTCGGCGCGGCGGTGCGGCTGCCCGCGGCTGGTGCGGTGCCCGGCGACCCGGCGGCGGGCGGCCCCGGGGGAGACCCCGTGGGGCGCGAGGTCGGGCGCGTCACCAGCGTCGCGCGGCACCACGAGCTCGGACCGGTCGCGCTGGCCGTGGTCAAGCGGTCGGTGCCGGCGGACGCGGTGCTGCTCGTCGACTGCGACGGGGGTGCGGTCTCCGCGGGCCAGGAGGTCGTCGTGCCCGGCGAGGGCGTCTCGGTCGACCGCCCCGCGGCGCGCGGCCCGCTGACCCGCGGGCTCGGCGGCCACCCGATGCTCGGCGGCTGA
- a CDS encoding aromatic acid exporter family protein produces the protein MDAHPGTGRLRGRAAARVLVEARVRAGWGRVRASWLLILQASVAAGVAYAVARHGLGHAAPFFAPVSAWLALGFSRDRSVRRVAELAAGVAVGVGAGDLVVHVIGSGAWQMALVLLVAGLVARLLDRGQMLTTQAGVQAIVIVGLPQVAGGPVGRWLDAVVGGLVALAFALLTPSDPRRHPRSLARTATQELAGVLHLLVRGVSARSVDDVEAALLAGRASQPALDEWRDAARSAAELVRLAPQHRRHRGELARMVDEAVLLDRAMRNARVLARRTSTAVEDGHVVPALADALAAVARATDDLAEATGSGRDARGVRARLTDVAATLDPFVVAPDDWQAQSLVLLLRSLVVDLLQMAGAGPGEAREALPEI, from the coding sequence GTGGACGCGCACCCCGGCACCGGTCGGCTGCGGGGCCGGGCGGCCGCGCGCGTCCTGGTCGAGGCGCGCGTCCGTGCCGGCTGGGGCCGGGTGCGGGCCTCGTGGCTGCTGATCCTGCAGGCGTCCGTCGCGGCCGGCGTGGCGTACGCCGTGGCCCGGCACGGCCTCGGGCACGCGGCCCCGTTCTTCGCCCCCGTCAGCGCGTGGCTCGCGCTCGGGTTCTCGCGCGACCGGTCCGTGCGGCGCGTCGCCGAGCTCGCCGCCGGGGTGGCCGTGGGCGTGGGGGCCGGCGACCTCGTCGTCCACGTCATCGGCTCCGGCGCCTGGCAGATGGCGCTGGTCCTGCTCGTCGCCGGGCTGGTGGCGCGCCTGCTGGACCGCGGGCAGATGCTCACCACGCAGGCCGGGGTGCAGGCCATCGTCATCGTGGGCCTGCCGCAGGTCGCCGGCGGGCCCGTGGGGCGGTGGCTCGACGCGGTCGTCGGCGGGCTCGTCGCGCTGGCGTTCGCGCTGCTCACCCCGTCGGACCCGCGCCGGCACCCGCGCAGCCTGGCCCGCACCGCCACCCAGGAGCTCGCGGGCGTGCTGCACCTGCTGGTCCGCGGGGTCAGCGCGCGGTCGGTCGACGACGTCGAGGCCGCGCTGCTCGCGGGCCGGGCGTCGCAGCCGGCGCTCGACGAGTGGCGCGACGCCGCGCGGTCCGCCGCCGAGCTGGTCCGGCTCGCGCCGCAGCACCGCCGGCACCGCGGCGAGCTCGCGCGCATGGTGGACGAGGCCGTGCTGCTGGACCGCGCCATGCGCAACGCCCGGGTGCTGGCCCGCCGCACCAGCACCGCCGTCGAGGACGGGCACGTGGTGCCCGCGCTGGCCGACGCGCTCGCCGCCGTGGCCCGCGCCACCGACGACCTGGCCGAGGCGACCGGGTCCGGGCGCGACGCGCGGGGCGTGCGGGCCCGGCTGACGGACGTCGCCGCGACCCTCGACCCCTTCGTCGTCGCCCCCGACGACTGGCAGGCGCAGTCGCTCGTGCTGCTGCTGCGCTCGCTCGTCGTCGACCTGCTCCAGATGGCCGGTGCCGGTCCGGGCGAGGCGCGCGAGGCGCTGCCGGAGATCTGA
- a CDS encoding DUF2516 family protein produces the protein MNFIGSIQLVLLPLFYAVIFVLSAWALVDCLLRPAAAFVSAGKRTRTFWTWVLVAATVVSFLSIPIPGFPSAFPRFLALAAAAAAIVYLVDVRPAVAPYSRRRGGGRGPQRGGW, from the coding sequence GTGAACTTCATCGGGTCCATCCAGCTGGTGCTCCTGCCCCTGTTCTACGCCGTGATCTTCGTCCTCTCGGCCTGGGCGCTGGTGGACTGCCTGCTGCGCCCCGCCGCCGCGTTCGTCTCGGCCGGCAAGCGCACGCGGACGTTCTGGACGTGGGTGCTCGTCGCGGCGACCGTCGTGTCCTTCCTCAGCATCCCGATCCCCGGCTTCCCGTCGGCGTTCCCCCGCTTCCTCGCGCTCGCCGCCGCGGCCGCCGCGATCGTCTACCTCGTCGACGTGCGCCCGGCCGTGGCGCCGTACTCGCGTCGCCGGGGCGGCGGCCGGGGCCCGCAGCGGGGCGGCTGGTGA
- a CDS encoding asparaginase translates to MSAVPSAQVDVATAAVPLARVTRGDLVESVHLGHLVVLAPDGSVRLALGDPDVTIWPRSSLKPLQAVAMLRHGLDVDGADLALVCASHSGEPGHLDVVRGLLAGAGLSADALQNTPDRPLDPDAAWAWRADGHPAASLTQNCSGKHAGMLATCVAAGWPTGSYLDPGHPLQRAARDAVVDLTGVPVEHATVDGCGAPLLSTTLTGLARAFGTLAAAGAGAAGEGATPEARVARAMAGHPWHVGGTGRDATAFMTAVPGLVAKDGADGVYAAGLLDGGAVAFKVLDGSDRPRPAVLGAALVVAGVDPGAVADAAATPVLGHGRPVGDVRAVFA, encoded by the coding sequence GTGAGCGCGGTCCCGTCCGCGCAGGTCGACGTCGCCACGGCGGCGGTGCCGCTCGCGCGGGTGACCCGCGGCGACCTCGTCGAGTCCGTGCACCTCGGGCACCTCGTGGTGCTCGCGCCGGACGGGTCGGTGCGGCTCGCGCTCGGCGACCCCGACGTGACGATCTGGCCGCGCTCGTCGCTCAAGCCGCTGCAGGCCGTCGCGATGCTGCGGCACGGGCTCGACGTCGACGGCGCCGACCTGGCGCTGGTGTGCGCGAGCCACTCCGGCGAGCCGGGGCACCTCGACGTCGTGCGGGGCCTGCTCGCCGGTGCCGGGCTGAGCGCCGACGCCCTGCAGAACACGCCGGACCGCCCGCTCGACCCGGACGCGGCGTGGGCGTGGCGGGCCGACGGGCACCCGGCGGCGTCGCTCACGCAGAACTGCTCCGGCAAGCACGCCGGCATGCTCGCGACGTGCGTGGCGGCGGGCTGGCCCACGGGGTCGTACCTGGACCCCGGGCACCCGCTGCAGCGTGCGGCGCGGGACGCGGTCGTCGACCTCACGGGCGTGCCCGTCGAGCACGCCACGGTCGACGGGTGCGGGGCGCCGCTGCTCTCGACGACGCTCACGGGGCTGGCGCGTGCCTTCGGGACGCTCGCCGCCGCGGGCGCCGGTGCGGCGGGCGAGGGCGCGACGCCCGAGGCCCGGGTCGCGCGGGCGATGGCCGGGCACCCGTGGCACGTCGGCGGCACGGGCCGCGACGCCACCGCGTTCATGACGGCCGTGCCGGGCCTCGTGGCCAAGGACGGGGCCGACGGCGTGTACGCGGCGGGCCTGCTCGACGGTGGTGCGGTCGCGTTCAAGGTGCTCGACGGGTCGGACCGCCCGCGGCCGGCGGTGCTCGGTGCCGCGCTCGTCGTGGCGGGCGTCGACCCGGGCGCGGTCGCGGACGCGGCGGCCACGCCGGTGCTGGGGCACGGCCGACCGGTGGGGGACGTGCGGGCGGTGTTCGCGTGA
- the dtd gene encoding D-aminoacyl-tRNA deacylase, giving the protein MRAVVQRVTRAAVRVDGEVVGAVDRPGLLALVGVTPGDGPAQVELVARKIAELRILRDERSAVEVGAPVLVVSQFTLYGDTRKGRRPTWNAAAPGAVAEPLVEAVVTALRDRGLEVATGRFGADMQVELVNDGPVTILLESTPDV; this is encoded by the coding sequence GTGAGGGCGGTGGTGCAGCGGGTCACGCGCGCCGCGGTGCGCGTGGACGGCGAGGTCGTCGGGGCGGTCGACCGGCCGGGGCTGCTCGCGCTGGTGGGCGTCACGCCCGGCGACGGGCCGGCGCAGGTCGAGCTGGTGGCGCGCAAGATCGCCGAGCTGCGGATCCTGCGCGACGAGCGGTCGGCGGTCGAGGTGGGGGCGCCCGTGCTGGTGGTCAGCCAGTTCACGCTGTACGGGGACACGCGCAAGGGGCGGCGGCCCACGTGGAACGCCGCCGCGCCGGGAGCTGTGGCCGAGCCGCTGGTGGAGGCGGTCGTCACGGCGCTGCGCGACCGGGGGCTGGAGGTCGCCACGGGGCGGTTCGGTGCGGACATGCAGGTCGAGCTGGTCAACGACGGTCCGGTGACGATCCTGCTGGAGTCGACGCCCGACGTCTGA
- a CDS encoding O-acetyl-ADP-ribose deacetylase has translation MATDLRIEIVQGDLTREATDVVVNAANSGLLGGGGVDGALHAAAGPGLLAACRELRRTVLPDGLPVGQAVATPGFDLPARWVVHTVGPDRHRGQTDPALLASCFTSSLDVAAGLGARSVAFPAVSAGVYGWAADEVARVALDAVTAWAQAPGATSVDLVRFVLLSPPVLAAFTAARTTP, from the coding sequence ATGGCGACGGACCTGAGGATCGAGATCGTCCAGGGCGACCTCACCCGCGAGGCCACCGACGTCGTGGTCAACGCGGCCAACAGCGGGCTGCTCGGCGGCGGGGGCGTCGACGGCGCCCTGCACGCCGCCGCCGGTCCGGGGCTGCTGGCCGCGTGCCGGGAACTGCGCCGCACCGTGCTCCCCGACGGTCTGCCCGTCGGGCAGGCGGTGGCCACACCCGGGTTCGACCTGCCCGCACGGTGGGTGGTGCACACGGTCGGGCCGGACCGGCACCGCGGGCAGACCGACCCGGCGCTGCTCGCGTCGTGCTTCACGTCCAGCCTCGACGTCGCCGCCGGGCTCGGGGCACGGAGCGTCGCCTTCCCGGCGGTGAGCGCGGGCGTCTACGGGTGGGCGGCCGACGAGGTGGCGCGCGTCGCGCTCGACGCGGTCACGGCCTGGGCGCAGGCGCCGGGCGCGACGTCCGTGGACCTCGTGCGGTTCGTCCTGCTCTCGCCCCCGGTCCTCGCGGCGTTCACGGCCGCCCGCACGACGCCCTGA
- a CDS encoding aldo/keto reductase: MHTRFVADHPVSAIGLGGMPMSIEGRPDAERSVATIHAALDAGVTLIDTADAYHLHADEVGHNEELIAGALRTWGGDASSVLVATKGGHLRPGDGSWTIDGRPEHLRAAAQASARRLGVEAIGLYQLHRPDPAVPYADSVGVLAELLDAGTIRLAGISNADPDQIRLAQEVLGGRLASVQNQYSPAFRSSQPELDLCAEMGVAFLPWSPLGGIARAGDLGSRFAPFAAVAQAHGVSPQQVALAWELAQADVVVPIPGASRPASVQDSVRAADLLLSPEELVHLDEA; encoded by the coding sequence ATGCACACACGCTTCGTCGCCGACCACCCCGTGAGCGCGATCGGCCTCGGCGGGATGCCCATGTCCATCGAGGGCCGCCCCGACGCCGAGCGCTCGGTCGCCACCATCCACGCCGCGCTCGACGCGGGCGTCACCCTGATCGACACCGCCGACGCCTACCACCTGCACGCCGACGAGGTCGGCCACAACGAGGAGCTCATCGCGGGCGCCCTGCGCACCTGGGGCGGCGACGCGTCGTCCGTCCTGGTCGCGACGAAGGGCGGGCACCTGCGCCCCGGCGACGGCTCCTGGACGATCGACGGCCGGCCCGAGCACCTGCGGGCGGCGGCGCAGGCGTCCGCGCGGCGGCTCGGCGTCGAGGCGATCGGCCTCTACCAGCTCCACCGCCCCGACCCGGCCGTGCCCTACGCGGACTCCGTCGGCGTGCTCGCCGAGCTGCTCGACGCCGGCACGATCCGCCTGGCCGGGATCTCCAACGCGGACCCCGACCAGATCCGCCTCGCGCAGGAGGTGCTGGGCGGGCGGCTCGCGTCCGTGCAGAACCAGTACTCGCCCGCGTTCCGCTCGTCGCAGCCCGAGCTCGACCTGTGCGCCGAGATGGGCGTCGCGTTCCTGCCGTGGAGCCCGCTCGGCGGGATCGCCCGCGCGGGCGACCTGGGCTCGCGGTTCGCCCCGTTCGCCGCCGTCGCGCAGGCCCACGGCGTCAGCCCGCAGCAGGTCGCGCTCGCGTGGGAGCTCGCGCAGGCCGACGTCGTCGTCCCCATCCCGGGCGCGTCCCGGCCTGCGTCGGTCCAGGACTCCGTCCGTGCGGCCGACCTGCTGCTCTCCCCCGAGGAGCTCGTCCACCTCGACGAGGCCTGA
- a CDS encoding aminotransferase class V-fold PLP-dependent enzyme: protein MTSAATTARPATAPLDALRAQFVPVPGYLDAATSGLPARGSLDVLRTELDAWAAGGASTTRYDEAVEASRAAYARLVGVDPALVAVGAQTSAMVGQVAASLPDGARVVAVEGDFTSVTWPFMTQQDRGVQVRHVPLDALADAVADGCDLVAFSLVQSVDGRVADVDAVRAAAAQVGATTLADLTQAGWLPVDAGAFDLTVCSAYKWLAAPRGVGFLTATPDALERVRPGQAGWYAGEERWASTYGPAMHLATTTRRLDVSPAWLCWAGAVPALEAFAGTDPELVRAHDVGLTDLLCDGLDLPRTGTAFVALPDPDGTVGAALAAAGVRAATRGGGVRMAFHVWNSTDDVDRVLRALRP from the coding sequence ATGACGTCCGCCGCCACGACCGCCCGCCCCGCCACCGCCCCGCTCGACGCGCTGCGGGCGCAGTTCGTGCCGGTGCCCGGCTACCTCGACGCCGCGACCTCCGGGTTGCCGGCCCGCGGGTCGCTCGACGTCCTGCGCACCGAGCTCGACGCGTGGGCGGCCGGCGGCGCGTCGACCACCCGGTACGACGAGGCCGTCGAGGCGTCGCGCGCCGCGTACGCCCGCCTCGTCGGCGTCGACCCCGCGCTCGTGGCCGTCGGCGCGCAGACGTCCGCGATGGTCGGCCAGGTGGCCGCGTCGCTGCCCGACGGGGCCCGCGTGGTGGCCGTCGAGGGCGACTTCACGTCGGTGACCTGGCCGTTCATGACCCAGCAGGACCGCGGGGTGCAGGTCCGGCACGTGCCCCTCGACGCCCTGGCCGACGCGGTCGCCGACGGCTGCGACCTCGTGGCGTTCTCCCTCGTGCAGTCCGTCGACGGACGCGTCGCCGACGTCGACGCCGTACGCGCCGCGGCGGCGCAGGTCGGCGCCACGACGCTCGCCGACCTGACCCAGGCCGGGTGGCTGCCCGTCGACGCCGGCGCCTTCGACCTGACGGTCTGCTCGGCGTACAAGTGGCTCGCCGCCCCGCGCGGCGTCGGCTTCCTCACCGCGACGCCCGACGCGCTCGAGCGGGTCCGCCCCGGGCAGGCCGGCTGGTACGCCGGCGAGGAGCGCTGGGCGTCGACCTACGGGCCCGCCATGCACCTGGCCACCACGACGCGACGGCTCGACGTCTCCCCCGCCTGGCTGTGCTGGGCCGGTGCCGTGCCCGCGCTCGAGGCGTTCGCGGGCACCGACCCCGAGCTGGTGCGGGCCCACGACGTCGGCCTGACCGACCTGCTGTGCGACGGCCTGGACCTGCCCCGCACGGGCACGGCGTTCGTCGCGCTGCCCGACCCGGACGGCACCGTCGGCGCGGCCCTCGCCGCGGCGGGCGTGCGCGCGGCGACCCGCGGCGGCGGCGTGCGGATGGCCTTCCACGTGTGGAACAGCACGGACGACGTCGACCGCGTGCTCCGCGCCCTGCGCCCCTGA
- a CDS encoding LysR family transcriptional regulator, producing the protein MTGHAHVPAVTTDQVPVGEPLDVGALRLLQAVGEHGTLTAAAVALGISQPAASQHVRRLERRLGTALLDRGGRRVRLTEAGRVLARHGVTVSAALHAAHAEVAALTGLRAGVVRLVGFPSAAATLVPPALAQLRAAHPGLTVALQEAEPPASLDLLRSGAADVVLGFTYDGAGAADLAGLHVEPLLVDTTHVALPADHPAAAPTGPDVAGLDLADLADADWIAGCPRCRGHLVDASRARGFEPRVVHATDDYPAVLGLVAAGLGVAVLPGLVAPAARRTDGVVLRRAAGTRDRRVWAATTPDLARVPSVAATTDALHRAAAALGTV; encoded by the coding sequence GTGACCGGACACGCCCACGTGCCGGCGGTGACGACCGACCAGGTCCCCGTCGGCGAGCCGCTCGACGTCGGTGCGCTGCGCCTGCTGCAGGCCGTCGGCGAGCACGGCACCCTCACGGCGGCGGCCGTCGCGCTCGGCATCAGCCAGCCCGCCGCCAGCCAGCACGTGCGCCGGCTCGAGCGCCGCCTGGGCACGGCCCTGCTCGACCGCGGCGGGCGGCGTGTGCGGCTCACCGAGGCCGGGCGGGTCCTGGCCCGGCACGGGGTGACCGTCAGCGCCGCCCTGCACGCCGCCCACGCGGAGGTCGCCGCGCTCACCGGGCTGCGCGCGGGCGTCGTGCGGCTCGTCGGCTTCCCGTCCGCCGCGGCCACGCTCGTGCCGCCCGCGCTCGCCCAGCTGCGCGCCGCCCACCCCGGTCTGACCGTCGCCCTCCAGGAGGCCGAGCCGCCCGCCTCGCTCGACCTGCTGCGCTCGGGCGCCGCCGACGTCGTCCTCGGCTTCACCTACGACGGCGCCGGGGCGGCCGACCTCGCGGGCCTGCACGTCGAGCCCCTGCTGGTCGACACCACGCACGTGGCCCTGCCCGCGGACCACCCCGCCGCCGCGCCGACCGGTCCCGACGTCGCTGGCCTGGACCTCGCCGACCTGGCCGACGCCGACTGGATCGCCGGCTGCCCCCGCTGCCGCGGCCACCTCGTCGACGCGAGCCGCGCCCGCGGCTTCGAGCCGCGCGTCGTGCACGCCACCGACGACTACCCGGCGGTGCTCGGCCTGGTCGCCGCCGGCCTCGGCGTCGCGGTGCTGCCCGGGCTCGTCGCCCCGGCCGCCCGCCGCACCGACGGCGTGGTGCTGCGGCGCGCCGCGGGCACCCGCGACCGCCGTGTGTGGGCCGCCACCACCCCGGACCTTGCGCGCGTGCCGTCCGTCGCGGCGACCACGGACGCGCTGCACCGGGCCGCGGCGGCCCTCGGCACGGTCTAG